In one window of Chitinophagales bacterium DNA:
- a CDS encoding ABC transporter permease — MRTIRFILEKEFRQVFRDPAILRMMFIMPVIQLVILPLTANYEVKNVQLAIVDHDKSTYTRQLIQKASASGYFIIPGSFDNYADAMELVEHDKADIILEIPAGFERSLVKEDQAQIFMAVNAINGAKANIGAAYLNQLIREFNQDIRLRWIQIPRSGMLPTIQTEQRFWFNIHMNYQQFMVPGILVILLTMVGAFLSALNIVKEKEVGTIEQINVTPIKKHHFILGKLIPFWIMGLIVLTLGLTIARVVYGIVPVGNLALIYLFSAVYLLAVLGLGLLVSTFAQTQQQAMLISFFLMMVFILLGGLYTSIDSMPDWAQWLTKFNPVTYFIEVMRMVVLKGSTIGDILPQLGKVAVFAVVLNVWAILSYRKRA; from the coding sequence ATGCGCACTATCCGATTCATACTTGAAAAAGAATTCAGGCAGGTGTTTCGTGATCCGGCTATCCTGCGGATGATGTTTATTATGCCGGTGATTCAGTTGGTGATTTTGCCTTTGACGGCAAATTATGAAGTGAAGAATGTGCAACTGGCAATCGTGGACCATGATAAATCAACCTATACCAGACAGCTGATTCAAAAAGCTTCAGCATCTGGCTATTTCATTATCCCAGGAAGCTTTGATAATTATGCAGATGCCATGGAATTGGTTGAACATGATAAGGCAGATATCATTTTGGAAATTCCAGCTGGCTTTGAACGTAGTCTGGTGAAAGAAGACCAGGCGCAGATCTTTATGGCCGTTAATGCCATCAATGGCGCTAAAGCCAATATTGGTGCAGCTTATTTGAATCAGTTGATTCGTGAGTTTAATCAGGATATTCGCTTACGCTGGATACAAATTCCCCGTTCAGGGATGTTGCCAACGATACAAACAGAACAACGCTTTTGGTTCAATATTCATATGAATTATCAACAGTTCATGGTGCCGGGGATTCTGGTGATATTACTGACCATGGTTGGGGCATTCTTGTCTGCTTTGAATATCGTAAAAGAAAAAGAAGTGGGTACAATCGAGCAGATCAATGTTACGCCGATTAAAAAACATCACTTCATTCTGGGTAAACTGATTCCTTTCTGGATCATGGGTTTGATCGTTTTAACATTAGGTCTAACTATCGCACGTGTTGTTTATGGCATAGTGCCTGTAGGTAATCTTGCACTCATTTATCTTTTTTCTGCTGTGTATTTATTGGCGGTTTTAGGTCTTGGCTTATTGGTATCCACTTTCGCACAAACCCAGCAGCAGGCTATGCTAATCTCCTTTTTCCTGATGATGGTCTTTATTCTTTTAGGTGGTTTATATACTTCCATTGATAGTATGCCCGATTGGGCGCAATGGTTAACCAAGTTTAATCCGGTTACCTACTTTATTGAAGTGATGCGGATGGTGGTACTTAAAGGAAGCACTATCGGTGATATTTTACCGCAGTTGGGTAAAGTGGCTGTTTTCGCGGTTGTGCTGAATGTTTGGGCTATATTGAGTTACCGGAAAAGGGCATAA
- a CDS encoding ABC transporter permease codes for MQQFLSFVRKEFYHILRDRRTLFILFGMPIAQIMLFGFALTNEVKNSKIAILDPSRDNLSMRITERLEASRYFDLATSPRTMQEVDAAFKKGQIRLAVIFPQNFQQQVLHGNTATIQLIADASDPNTATTLVNYANAIIQDEQFALNGLQKVPYRIEPQMRMLYNPQLKGAYNFVPGVMAMILLLVCTMMTSIAIVKEKETGTMEILLASPLKPILVIIAKAVPYLAVSAVNVASILLLSVFVLDLPVQGSLALLIGESLLFTVTSLTLGLLISSVTNSQQVAMLISLMGMFLPTLMFSGFMFPIENMPLPMQIISNIVPAKWFFYIVKAVMIKGLGLHAIWKETLILAGMTTFLLLISIRKYKIRLA; via the coding sequence ATGCAACAGTTTCTATCATTTGTACGAAAAGAATTTTACCATATCCTGCGCGACAGGCGAACACTGTTCATTTTATTTGGTATGCCCATCGCACAAATCATGTTGTTTGGTTTTGCCCTAACCAATGAGGTAAAGAATTCAAAGATTGCCATACTCGATCCATCGCGTGATAACTTATCAATGCGCATTACGGAACGCTTAGAAGCTAGCCGTTACTTTGATCTGGCTACTTCGCCGCGAACCATGCAGGAAGTTGATGCTGCTTTTAAAAAAGGACAAATTAGATTGGCTGTCATATTTCCGCAGAACTTTCAACAACAGGTGTTGCATGGCAATACAGCAACTATACAGCTGATTGCAGATGCGTCGGATCCTAACACGGCAACTACCTTGGTGAATTATGCCAACGCCATTATACAAGATGAGCAATTTGCATTGAATGGGTTGCAAAAAGTTCCATACCGAATTGAGCCCCAGATGCGCATGCTGTATAATCCTCAATTGAAAGGAGCGTACAATTTTGTACCCGGTGTTATGGCAATGATTTTATTGCTGGTGTGTACGATGATGACTTCGATTGCCATCGTTAAAGAGAAAGAAACAGGTACAATGGAGATTCTGTTGGCTTCACCTTTGAAACCCATACTGGTAATTATTGCTAAAGCAGTACCTTATCTGGCAGTTAGCGCAGTTAATGTAGCGAGTATCTTACTGTTGAGTGTATTTGTACTCGACTTGCCTGTGCAGGGTAGTCTGGCTTTGTTGATAGGCGAGAGTCTTTTATTCACAGTTACATCACTAACACTTGGTTTGCTGATTTCATCTGTGACCAATTCTCAGCAAGTGGCTATGCTGATTTCGCTCATGGGCATGTTCTTGCCAACACTTATGTTCAGCGGATTTATGTTTCCGATTGAGAACATGCCTTTACCCATGCAGATTATCTCCAATATTGTTCCTGCTAAATGGTTTTTCTATATCGTGAAAGCGGTCATGATTAAAGGATTGGGCTTGCATGCAATCTGGAAAGAGACTTTGATATTGGCAGGTATGACTACTTTCTTACTATTGATTAGTATTCGTAAATACAAAATTCGTCTTGCCTGA
- a CDS encoding ABC transporter ATP-binding protein: MGYKYAITADQLTKQFGDFIAVDHISFAVQQGEIFGFLGANGAGKTTAMRMLCGLSLPSSGKATVAGYDVFTETEQIKQSIGYMSQKFSLYEDLTVVENMRFYGGIYGMRVAAIKDRAKEILAQLHLEGEKDTLVKSLPLGWKQKLAFSVAMFHRPGIVFLDEPTGGVDPITRREFWKMIYAAADAGTTIFVTTHYMDEAEYCNRVSIMVDGQIAAMDTPAGLKKQFTTDSMETVFLQLARKAVRTE, encoded by the coding sequence ATGGGGTATAAGTATGCAATAACGGCTGATCAACTAACCAAACAGTTTGGTGATTTCATTGCGGTGGATCATATCAGCTTTGCTGTGCAACAAGGTGAAATATTTGGTTTTCTTGGTGCCAACGGTGCAGGTAAAACTACCGCCATGCGCATGCTCTGCGGATTAAGTTTACCCAGTTCTGGTAAAGCTACTGTGGCTGGCTATGATGTATTCACAGAAACAGAGCAGATTAAACAAAGTATTGGCTATATGAGTCAGAAGTTTTCGTTGTATGAAGACCTGACTGTTGTAGAGAATATGCGGTTTTATGGGGGTATTTATGGTATGCGTGTAGCTGCTATAAAAGACAGAGCAAAGGAAATCTTGGCACAACTGCATTTGGAAGGAGAGAAAGATACACTGGTTAAATCATTGCCACTTGGTTGGAAGCAGAAGTTGGCATTTTCTGTAGCCATGTTTCACCGTCCGGGTATTGTTTTTCTGGATGAGCCTACCGGTGGAGTAGACCCAATCACCCGGAGGGAATTCTGGAAAATGATCTATGCGGCTGCTGATGCAGGCACCACCATTTTTGTGACAACACATTATATGGATGAAGCTGAGTATTGTAATCGGGTGTCTATCATGGTAGACGGACAAATTGCAGCGATGGATACTCCCGCAGGGTTAAAAAAACAGTTCACTACAGATAGCATGGAAACCGTATTTCTTCAATTAGCCAGAAAAGCCGTGAGGACAGAATAG